One Astyanax mexicanus isolate ESR-SI-001 chromosome 3, AstMex3_surface, whole genome shotgun sequence genomic region harbors:
- the btr02 gene encoding bloodthirsty-related gene family, member 2 has translation MASTFSLLSERHFLCSLCEDIFSSPVTTPCGHNFCKVCLRKYWSRSDSESCPLCGKTFDSKPHISVNRILADVTEQYRKSRSETKPKAHSVDDLLSEPVQKTDADVERMIEERILKVDKLKQSLKLLKSSCLREVQESRRVFSDLLSSVETAHKAVVAAVEEKQREAEKRVDRLVQNLEKEILLLKGGQAKPELLQEGKEHFTKSFSHLPTEMRDWSRVTLETDPCLGFTRKAMVDLMNAVRVEANKLSKTELKKMQKYSVEITLNPRTAHAHLAVSEDKKEVWHTNKQQEVPENPKRFDRVTNVLAKEVFSCDRQYWEVEVADKTDWDLGVAKQTVNRKGKFTVSPANGFWMLSLRNGSQYTANTVPPTCLALTLKPKKVGVYLDYPGGRVSFFCLDSGVHIYTFTDTFNEKLHPIFSPGRPHGTKNSAPLIITSSCCSI, from the exons ATGGCGTCCACTTTCAGCCTCCTGTCTGAAAGGCACTTCCTGTGCTCACTGTGTGAAGATATCTTCAGCAGTCCCGTTACCACACCATGCGGACACAACTTCTGCAAAGTGTGTCTGCGGAAGTACTGGAGCCGCTCTGACTCGGAGAGCTGTCCTCTGTGCGGGAAAACCTTCGACTCTAAGCCTCACATCAGCGTGAACCGCATACTGGCGGATGTCACTGAGCAGTACAGGAAGTCCCGCTCAGAGACTAAACCCAAGGCCCACAGTGTGGATGACCTCCTAAGTGAACCT GTGCAGAAGACTGATGCAGATGTAGAGCGCATGATTGAAGAGAGAATCCTGAAGGTGGACAAACTGAAGCAGTCCCTGAAACTCCTAAAA AGCTCATGTCTGAGGGAGGTTCAGGAGAGCAGGAGGGTTTTCTCGGACCTCCTGAGCTCAGTAGAGACGGCCCATAAGGCAGTGGTGGCAGCAGtggaggagaaacagagagaggcagagaaacgGGTAGACAGACTGGTACAGAATCTGGAGAAGGAGATCCTCCTGCTGAAAGGTGGACAAGCCAAACCAGAGCTTCTGCAAGAAGGCAAGGAACATTTTACTAAG agTTTCAGTCACTTGCCCACAGAGATGAGGGATTGGTCCAGAGTCACACTAGAGACAGACCCTTGTTTGGGCTTCACCAGGAAAGCTATGGTGGACCTCATGAATGCTGTGAGGGTGGAGGCGAATAAGCTCAGTAAAACAG aGCTGAAGAAGATGCAGAAATATTCAG TGGAGATCACGCTAAATCCCCGCACAGCTCATGCCCACCTCGCCGTATCGGAAGACAAGAAGGAGGTCTGGCACACCAACAAACAGCAGGAGGTCCCAGAGAACCCCAAGAGGTTTGACCGTGTCACCAACGTCCTGGCCAAGGAAGTCTTCAGCTGTGACAGGCAGTACTGGGAGGTGGAAGTGGCCGACAAGACGGACTGGGACTTGGGCGTGGCCAAGCAGACAGTCAACAGGAAGGGCAAGTTCACAGTCAGCCCGGCCAACGGCTTCTGGATGCTCAGTCTGAGGAACGGAAGTCAATATACTGCAAACACAGTACCGCCCACCTGTCTGGCCCTTACTCTCAAACCCAAAAAGGTGGGCGTTTACCTGGATTACCCGGGGGGTCGTGTATCCTTCTTCTGTCTGGATTCTGGGGTTCACATCTACACTTTCACGGACACGTTCAATGAGAAACTCCATCCAATCTTCAGCCCTGGCCGGCCGCATGGAACCAAGAACAGTGCCCCACTTATTATCACCAGCAGCTGCTGCAGCATCTAA
- the cldnk gene encoding claudin k yields the protein MATTGMQLLGLILSIIGWVAGFLVCSLPMWRVTAFIGNNIVTAQITWEGLWMNCIVQSTGEIQCKVYDSLLALPSDMQAARGLTVLSLLLCTLALTLGILGVKCTKCVGHQSPKARLARVSGIIFAVAGFLYLIPICWSAHSIIRDFYDPYVAAPHKRELGPALYLGWGGSGLLLIGGSLLYAGSSPPGIPSSPTFSSGESSPRRAGGPTQVKGYV from the coding sequence ATGGCAACAACAGGCATGCAGCTCCTGGGCTTGATCCTGTCCATCATCGGCTGGGTTGCCGGATTCCTGGTGTGCTCCTTGCCGATGTGGCGTGTCACGGCCTTCATTGGAAACAACATTGTGACGGCGCAGATAACGTGGGAGGGCCTGTGGATGAATTGCATCGTTCAGAGCACCGGAGAGATCCAGTGTAAAGTGTACGACAGCCTGCTGGCCTTGCCCAGCGACATGCAGGCCGCCCGTGGCCTCACGGTGCTCTCCCTACTACTCTGCACCCTGGCGCTCACCCTGGGGATCCTGGGGGTCAAGTGCACTAAGTGCGTCGGCCACCAGAGCCCTAAGGCACGGCTAGCCCGCGTGTCTGGCATCATCTTTGCCGTGGCAGGATTCCTCTACCTCATTCCCATCTGCTGGTCGGCCCACTCCATCATCAGGGATTTCTACGACCCGTACGTTGCCGCCCCGCACAAGCGAGAGCTGGGCCCCGCCCTCTACCTCGGCTGGGGAGGCTCGGGCCTGCTGCTGATCGGCGGGTCCTTGCTTTACGCCGGCTCAAGCCCCCCAGGGATCCCCTCGTCCCCCACCTTCAGCAGCGGGGAAAGCAGCCCCCGTAGGGCCGGAGGACCCACACAGGTCAAGGGTTATGTTTAA